The following coding sequences lie in one Cyanobacterium sp. Dongsha4 genomic window:
- a CDS encoding alpha/beta hydrolase: MNREKIALGNLNLAYLEWKNQGLLEGKSQNILLLHGMADNCLVWQKLGEYLSTNNDNYHIIAPDLRGHGDSSKPKTGYFKDDYLEDLSKIYQHFNWQQAHIIAHSWSAKIACIWVTQNPQLCQSLTLIDPFFINSMPSFFRFTFPLLYKVLPFLKLMQLFPDYLSIENTAKTLKQYQGWTPWQQKIFNYGIEQKKDGYWSSKFSQSARNEIFEDVMREKGLTTKLDLPSLLVLPEKGLNRTSWQISPYKQFLTNLQMAKVKGNHWAFIVEPDEFNQTINQFLQSLQLEKTQ; this comes from the coding sequence ATGAATAGAGAAAAAATAGCATTAGGGAATCTAAATTTAGCTTATTTAGAGTGGAAAAATCAAGGATTATTAGAGGGTAAATCACAAAACATATTGCTATTACATGGCATGGCTGATAATTGCTTAGTTTGGCAAAAATTAGGAGAATATTTATCCACAAATAACGATAATTATCATATTATAGCCCCAGATTTAAGAGGTCATGGAGACAGCAGTAAACCAAAAACAGGATATTTTAAAGATGATTATTTAGAGGATTTATCAAAAATTTATCAACATTTTAACTGGCAACAAGCCCATATAATTGCTCACTCTTGGAGTGCAAAAATAGCTTGTATTTGGGTAACACAAAATCCTCAATTATGTCAAAGTTTAACCCTTATAGATCCTTTCTTTATTAACTCTATGCCTTCTTTTTTCAGATTTACTTTTCCTCTTCTTTATAAAGTTCTGCCATTTCTTAAATTAATGCAATTATTTCCCGATTATTTATCCATAGAAAATACAGCAAAAACTCTCAAACAATATCAAGGTTGGACACCTTGGCAACAGAAAATATTTAACTATGGTATTGAACAAAAAAAAGATGGTTATTGGAGTAGTAAATTCTCTCAATCCGCTCGTAACGAAATTTTTGAAGATGTCATGAGAGAAAAAGGATTGACAACTAAATTAGACTTACCCAGTTTATTAGTTCTTCCAGAAAAAGGATTAAATCGAACATCATGGCAAATTAGTCCCTATAAACAATTTTTGACCAATTTACAAATGGCTAAAGTTAAAGGGAATCATTGGGCTTTTATTGTTGAACCTGATGAATTTAATCAAACCATTAATCAATTTTTACAATCATTACAACTAGAAAAAACGCAATAA
- a CDS encoding cupin domain-containing protein yields the protein MTKAENLFKNIPFLLEGEEFLELLKCRNIAIERIVSSDKPDNKIYKQLQDEWVILIRGEATLKINDDIVNLKAGDYVFIQAQTPHQVLVTSNNCLWLAIHIYP from the coding sequence ATGACTAAAGCCGAGAATTTGTTTAAAAATATTCCTTTTTTGCTTGAAGGAGAGGAGTTTTTAGAACTTCTAAAATGTCGTAATATTGCGATCGAAAGAATTGTTAGTAGTGATAAGCCCGATAATAAAATTTATAAGCAACTTCAAGATGAATGGGTTATTTTAATTAGAGGAGAGGCAACATTAAAAATAAATGATGATATTGTTAATCTCAAAGCTGGAGATTATGTTTTTATTCAGGCTCAAACTCCCCATCAGGTACTTGTTACTTCTAATAATTGCTTGTGGTTAGCTATACATATTTATCCTTAG
- a CDS encoding valine--tRNA ligase yields MTTPETILPPQYDPQITEAKWQKFWREKETFKANPDKDGETYAIVIPPPNVTGTLHMGHAFNTSLIDTLVRYNRMKGRNTLCLPGTDHASIAVQTIIEKQLKAEGKTRYDLGREKFLEKAWEWRHQSGGTIVNQLQRLGLSADWSRERFTLDENLCDAVKTAFVQLYEEGLIYRGQYMVNWCPESQSAVSDLEVENKEVDGHLWHFRYPLTEGEGYVEVATTRPETMLGDTAVAVNPNDERYQDLIGKTVTLPITNREIPIVADDFVDRTFGTGCVKVTPAHDPNDFQIGKRHDLPFINILNKDGSINEEGGEFAGQDRFVARKNVVKRLEEEGFLVKVEDYRHSVPYSDRGKVPVEPLLSTQWFVKIEPLAKKALTELDDNQSPHFVPERWEKVYRDWLVKLQDWCISRQLWWGHQIPAWYVTSLTNGEITDETPFIVAHNENSARDKAVEKYGEDIILTQDPDVLDTWFSSGLWPFSTMGWPNNTDDFNTYFPNTTMVTGFDIIFFWVARMTMMSGHFTGKMPFKDVYIHGLVRDENGKKMSKSANNGIDPLLLCNKYGTDALRYTLIREVAGAGQDISLQYNRQTDESDSVEASRNFANKLWNAARFVLMNLDGKTPAQLGYPNLTQLEGCDRWILSRFNQIVKETETYLDNYGLGEAAKGLYEFIWGDFCDWYIELVKTRLWQDKDSASRKVAQQTLAYVLEGILKLLHPFMPHITEEIWHTLTQNSDDSLALQSLPVVDELMELTTIQKMTQPQQALVSFENTEEGTIVKLGHQVVSLLDQLPDQISGFLRKYQQPFTVVAIAFLVLVVIQLISSITTAIHDFPLLSPFLRLIGLGYTGWFVYQNFIFVEKRQETLQWLANFKEEIFGNIQKTDSLIKIETEDTPPVITPTFTTLIDEKLETSFSLLFETIRAIRNLRAEAEIKPGVKVNAILQSENPEEREILQQTQNYIMELAKVENLTITDSLTDEVSKAIASVVGTIQILIPLEGIIDIEKLTAKLEKKLSKIEGEVKSLEGRLNNPNFVNKAPNDIIENARNALAESKIQGEILQKRLELLK; encoded by the coding sequence ATGACTACACCCGAAACTATTTTACCTCCTCAATATGATCCTCAGATAACAGAAGCAAAGTGGCAAAAATTTTGGCGGGAAAAAGAAACCTTTAAAGCTAATCCCGATAAAGACGGAGAAACCTATGCTATTGTTATTCCTCCTCCTAATGTGACGGGAACTCTACACATGGGTCATGCTTTTAATACTTCCTTGATTGATACCCTTGTGCGTTATAACCGTATGAAAGGAAGAAATACCCTTTGTTTACCCGGTACAGATCATGCTAGTATTGCCGTACAAACAATCATTGAAAAGCAACTCAAAGCCGAAGGTAAAACCCGTTACGATTTAGGAAGAGAGAAATTTTTAGAGAAAGCATGGGAATGGAGACATCAATCAGGTGGCACTATTGTTAATCAATTACAACGATTAGGTTTATCTGCTGACTGGAGTAGGGAAAGATTCACCCTTGATGAGAATTTATGTGATGCGGTAAAAACTGCCTTTGTGCAACTGTATGAAGAAGGATTAATTTATCGTGGTCAATATATGGTGAATTGGTGTCCAGAATCTCAGTCGGCGGTGTCTGATTTAGAGGTAGAAAATAAAGAAGTTGATGGGCATTTATGGCATTTTCGTTATCCTTTGACGGAAGGAGAAGGGTATGTAGAGGTTGCTACCACTCGCCCTGAGACTATGTTGGGAGATACCGCCGTAGCAGTTAATCCCAATGATGAGCGTTATCAAGATTTAATCGGTAAAACCGTTACTTTGCCTATTACTAATCGAGAGATTCCCATTGTCGCTGATGATTTTGTCGATCGCACTTTTGGGACAGGATGTGTTAAAGTAACACCAGCTCATGATCCCAATGATTTTCAAATAGGTAAACGTCATGATCTACCTTTTATTAATATTTTAAATAAAGATGGGTCGATTAACGAAGAAGGAGGAGAATTTGCAGGACAAGATCGTTTTGTCGCTCGTAAGAATGTGGTTAAACGACTGGAAGAAGAAGGATTTTTAGTCAAAGTTGAAGATTATCGTCATAGTGTACCATACAGCGATCGAGGTAAAGTGCCTGTTGAGCCTTTACTGTCAACTCAATGGTTTGTTAAAATTGAACCCTTAGCCAAGAAAGCCTTAACAGAATTAGACGATAATCAATCCCCTCATTTTGTGCCTGAAAGATGGGAAAAAGTCTATCGTGATTGGTTAGTTAAATTGCAAGACTGGTGTATCTCTCGACAACTGTGGTGGGGGCATCAGATTCCTGCTTGGTATGTCACCAGTTTAACTAACGGGGAAATTACCGATGAGACTCCTTTTATTGTAGCACATAATGAAAACAGTGCGAGGGACAAAGCCGTTGAAAAATATGGTGAGGATATTATTCTAACTCAAGATCCAGATGTATTAGATACTTGGTTTTCTTCTGGGTTGTGGCCTTTTTCTACTATGGGATGGCCTAACAATACCGATGATTTTAATACTTATTTCCCCAATACCACGATGGTGACGGGATTTGATATTATCTTTTTCTGGGTTGCTCGTATGACCATGATGTCAGGTCACTTTACTGGTAAAATGCCCTTTAAGGATGTTTATATTCATGGTTTGGTAAGGGATGAAAATGGCAAAAAAATGTCAAAATCTGCCAATAATGGTATTGATCCTTTACTTTTATGCAATAAATACGGTACAGATGCCTTAAGATATACCTTAATTCGTGAAGTAGCTGGTGCAGGGCAGGATATTAGTTTACAATATAACCGTCAAACCGATGAGTCTGATTCGGTAGAAGCCTCTCGTAATTTTGCCAATAAGTTATGGAATGCCGCGCGGTTTGTGTTGATGAATTTAGATGGTAAAACCCCCGCCCAATTAGGCTATCCTAACTTAACTCAATTAGAAGGATGCGATCGCTGGATATTGTCACGTTTTAATCAAATTGTCAAGGAAACGGAAACATATCTTGATAATTACGGATTAGGAGAAGCAGCAAAGGGATTATATGAGTTTATCTGGGGTGACTTTTGCGACTGGTATATCGAGTTAGTGAAAACCCGTTTATGGCAAGACAAAGATTCTGCTTCCCGTAAGGTAGCACAACAAACCCTTGCTTATGTTTTGGAAGGTATCCTCAAACTGTTACATCCTTTTATGCCTCATATCACTGAGGAAATTTGGCACACTTTAACTCAAAATAGTGATGATAGTTTAGCTTTGCAATCTTTACCTGTGGTAGATGAATTGATGGAATTAACTACTATTCAAAAAATGACTCAACCTCAACAGGCTTTAGTGAGTTTTGAAAATACAGAGGAAGGCACTATAGTTAAATTAGGTCATCAAGTGGTAAGTTTATTAGACCAATTACCCGATCAAATTAGCGGTTTCTTGAGAAAATATCAACAACCTTTTACCGTAGTTGCGATCGCATTTTTGGTATTAGTAGTTATTCAATTGATTTCCTCCATTACCACCGCTATCCATGATTTTCCCTTACTTTCTCCCTTCTTACGCCTGATTGGTTTAGGTTATACAGGATGGTTTGTCTATCAAAATTTCATCTTTGTGGAGAAAAGACAGGAAACTTTGCAATGGTTAGCCAACTTTAAAGAGGAGATATTCGGTAATATTCAAAAAACCGACTCCCTGATTAAAATAGAAACGGAAGATACACCCCCAGTTATCACCCCTACCTTTACCACTCTTATCGATGAGAAATTAGAAACTAGCTTTAGCCTTCTTTTCGAGACAATACGTGCTATTCGTAACCTTCGTGCGGAAGCAGAAATTAAACCGGGGGTAAAAGTTAACGCTATTCTGCAATCAGAAAACCCTGAAGAAAGAGAAATTCTACAACAAACCCAAAACTATATTATGGAATTGGCAAAGGTAGAGAATCTTACCATTACTGATAGTTTAACCGATGAAGTCTCAAAGGCGATCGCCTCTGTAGTGGGTACAATTCAAATCTTAATTCCTTTAGAGGGTATAATCGACATTGAAAAACTAACCGCAAAATTAGAGAAAAAGCTCTCTAAAATTGAAGGGGAAGTTAAATCTTTAGAAGGGCGTTTAAATAATCCTAATTTTGTTAACAAAGCACCCAATGACATTATTGAAAACGCTCGAAATGCCTTAGCAGAAAGCAAAATTCAGGGAGAAATCTTACAAAAACGCCTAGAATTACTAAAATAA
- the ltrA gene encoding group II intron reverse transcriptase/maturase, which produces MDSLKYEWNNWNEIDWKTVEIAVFKLQKRIYKASQRGDIKSVHRLQRLLTNSYFGRLWATRRVTQDNQGKKTAGVDGVKSLTPNQRFKLTNNLKLNGKSKPTRRVWIPKSNGEQRPLGIPTMEERAKQALLKLALEPQWESRFEGNSYGFRPAMSCHDAIKAIYNSISQKPKYVLDADIAKCFDKIDHNRLLTKLETYPTLRKQIKAWLKSGVVDKNWSATEKGTPQGGVVSPLLANIALHGMELEIKKFMESVDSLKVFGRRVSKQEKRNSISLIRYADDFVILHHNLDIILECKKVIEGWLKEIGLELKPSKTRISHTLYEYNGHKGFDFLGFNIQQYKVGKNQGGKTGSKNNKKLGFTTLIRPTKEKIKAHIQKVKEIVNKHKSSPQIALIKELNPIIRGWSNYYSAVNSSEIFSYCDHVLYLQLKRWAERRHSTKSKKWVVNKYWHTKENRNWVFATIKEEGMGMELALHADTKIKYHTKVEKGRSIFDGDLIYWSTRIGNYPEMPTSKAKLLKIQKGKCNYCGLNFKDGDMLEIDHIIPKSKGGKDIYKNLQLLHKHCHDDKTSIDGSLNCTHDKGFIREERNEVKVSRSVLKTSVGGDTYA; this is translated from the coding sequence ATGGACTCGTTGAAGTATGAATGGAACAACTGGAACGAAATAGACTGGAAAACAGTCGAAATTGCAGTGTTCAAGTTACAAAAGAGGATTTACAAAGCAAGTCAACGTGGTGATATAAAGTCAGTACACAGACTACAACGTTTACTCACTAACTCTTACTTTGGTAGGTTATGGGCAACCAGAAGGGTAACACAAGACAATCAAGGAAAGAAAACCGCAGGGGTTGATGGAGTCAAATCCTTAACGCCCAATCAAAGGTTTAAACTTACAAATAACCTTAAATTAAACGGTAAAAGCAAACCGACAAGGAGAGTTTGGATACCCAAATCCAACGGGGAGCAAAGACCACTTGGAATACCCACAATGGAAGAAAGAGCAAAACAAGCTCTATTAAAACTAGCCTTAGAACCACAATGGGAAAGTAGATTCGAGGGAAACAGTTATGGCTTCCGTCCAGCAATGTCATGTCATGACGCTATAAAAGCAATATACAACAGTATAAGTCAAAAACCTAAATATGTTCTGGATGCTGATATAGCAAAATGCTTTGACAAAATTGACCATAATAGATTGCTTACAAAACTTGAAACATACCCAACATTAAGGAAACAAATAAAAGCATGGCTAAAGAGCGGAGTAGTTGATAAAAACTGGTCAGCTACTGAGAAAGGAACACCTCAAGGTGGAGTAGTCTCACCACTATTAGCCAACATTGCACTACATGGAATGGAACTAGAAATAAAGAAATTCATGGAAAGTGTGGATAGTCTCAAAGTTTTTGGAAGAAGGGTAAGTAAACAAGAAAAGAGAAATAGTATAAGTCTAATTAGATATGCAGATGATTTTGTAATATTACATCACAACTTAGACATAATTCTCGAATGTAAAAAAGTAATTGAAGGATGGTTAAAGGAAATAGGGTTAGAGCTAAAACCTAGTAAGACTAGAATTTCTCACACCTTATATGAATATAATGGACACAAAGGGTTTGACTTTCTCGGTTTTAACATCCAACAGTATAAAGTTGGAAAGAATCAAGGGGGAAAAACAGGAAGTAAAAACAACAAAAAACTCGGATTCACTACCCTGATAAGACCAACCAAAGAAAAAATCAAAGCCCATATACAAAAGGTAAAAGAAATCGTTAATAAGCACAAAAGTAGTCCACAAATAGCATTAATCAAAGAACTAAATCCAATAATAAGAGGGTGGTCAAACTACTATAGTGCGGTAAACAGTTCTGAAATATTTTCATACTGTGACCACGTTCTATACCTACAATTAAAAAGATGGGCAGAAAGAAGACACTCAACTAAATCGAAAAAATGGGTTGTCAACAAATATTGGCACACCAAAGAAAATAGAAATTGGGTCTTTGCTACGATTAAAGAGGAAGGTATGGGAATGGAGTTAGCATTACACGCTGACACAAAAATTAAATACCATACAAAGGTAGAAAAAGGCAGAAGTATATTTGACGGAGACTTAATCTACTGGAGTACACGCATAGGAAACTATCCTGAAATGCCTACAAGCAAAGCAAAATTGCTAAAAATACAAAAAGGCAAATGTAACTACTGTGGACTGAACTTTAAAGATGGAGATATGTTAGAGATTGACCATATTATTCCAAAATCAAAAGGTGGTAAGGATATATATAAAAATCTACAACTCCTCCATAAACATTGCCATGATGATAAGACATCCATAGATGGGAGTCTGAATTGTACCCATGACAAGGGGTTTATCAGAGAGGAGCGGAATGAGGTGAAAGTCTCACGTTCCGTTCTGAAGACGAGTGTAGGTGGCGACACCTATGCTTAG
- a CDS encoding Hpt domain-containing protein, giving the protein MDSANNEKIVGYFIEEAKEHLETIEKGILDLESAINDEERINELFRAAHSIKGGAAMLNFTSIQKTSHRLEDAFKILRDETIEPDSTLESLFLKAYDILQDLLERLQGPFGLSEDEGEEIMKEAEPHFVELLNYIEQLVAGESPDVQKITSASVRSSTPSLTAIPSDEITMQVRQILQQMLVIFKQDATPNNRQQLQGMCDKLVKIAPAENGWQNLLKCARLAIGNPKHSYRLLAPVIIKEVKLAGDCLEVGKGSEITPSQGLEQLAHSKLPQVLVTVDPVIAAETIHKVFNPEQISKLVDLLQAK; this is encoded by the coding sequence ATGGATAGTGCGAATAATGAGAAGATTGTCGGCTACTTCATTGAGGAAGCAAAAGAACATTTAGAAACCATTGAAAAAGGGATTTTAGACCTAGAATCCGCCATCAATGACGAAGAAAGAATTAACGAACTATTTAGGGCAGCCCACTCCATCAAAGGTGGTGCGGCAATGCTCAACTTTACCAGTATCCAAAAAACATCCCACCGTCTCGAAGATGCCTTTAAAATCCTTAGAGATGAAACCATTGAACCAGACTCAACCCTAGAAAGTCTCTTTCTCAAAGCCTACGATATTCTACAAGACTTATTAGAACGTCTCCAAGGACCTTTTGGCTTATCCGAGGATGAAGGAGAAGAGATAATGAAAGAAGCCGAACCACATTTTGTTGAACTACTTAACTACATTGAGCAGTTAGTGGCAGGAGAAAGCCCCGATGTTCAAAAGATTACCTCTGCCTCTGTTCGCTCTTCCACTCCGTCTTTAACGGCAATTCCTAGCGACGAAATTACGATGCAGGTTAGGCAAATCTTACAGCAAATGCTAGTGATTTTCAAACAAGATGCTACTCCCAATAATCGACAACAATTGCAGGGAATGTGTGATAAATTGGTGAAAATAGCACCAGCAGAAAACGGGTGGCAAAATCTTCTCAAGTGTGCCAGACTCGCCATTGGCAACCCAAAACATTCCTATCGTTTGTTAGCACCAGTCATCATCAAAGAAGTGAAATTAGCTGGAGACTGCTTAGAAGTAGGAAAAGGCTCAGAAATAACACCATCTCAGGGCTTAGAACAATTAGCCCATTCTAAATTACCACAGGTTTTAGTTACTGTTGATCCCGTAATTGCCGCCGAAACCATTCACAAGGTATTTAATCCAGAGCAGATTTCTAAATTGGTGGATTTACTACAAGCTAAGTAA